One Hevea brasiliensis isolate MT/VB/25A 57/8 unplaced genomic scaffold, ASM3005281v1 Scaf65, whole genome shotgun sequence genomic window carries:
- the LOC110641415 gene encoding uncharacterized protein LOC110641415, with the protein MTVKSIQETQDRVSDLGIQQKSKDFSLAEIASESGDHYGKIVRVKECTEAEMDREGRRSSEETEELPKFVVHSQVLRIRNEELHLGEDIGEGLNAKDKVINASFGQNTQLRRMASVVDLVFFSRPILPCSPLSRKTTVRAVP; encoded by the coding sequence ATGACTGTCAAGTCGATCCAAGAGACTCAAGATCGAGTCTCTGATCTTGGAATACAGCAGAAATCCAAGGATTTCTCTTTGGCGGAGATAGCCTCTGAATCTGGTGATCACTACGGGAAGATAGTGAGAGTGAAGGAGTGTACCGAGGCCGAGATGGATAGGGAGGGCAGAAGGTCATCGGAGGAGACCGAGGAATTGCCAAAATTTGTTGTGCATAGCCAGGTGTTAAGGATTAGAAATGAGGAATTACATCTCGGTGAAGATATCGGCGAGGGATTAAACGCCAAAGATAAGGTTATCAATGCAAGTTTTGGTCAGAATACGCAACTTCGACGCATGGCTTCGGTTGTGGATTTGGTGTTCTTTTCAAGGCCGATCTTGCCTTGCTCGCCTCTCAGTAGGAAAACCACCGTACGAGCCGTGCCGTGA